A single genomic interval of Gouania willdenowi chromosome 22, fGouWil2.1, whole genome shotgun sequence harbors:
- the reep1 gene encoding receptor expression-enhancing protein 1 isoform X1, whose amino-acid sequence MVSWIISRLVVLVFGTLYPAYSSYKAVKSKDVREYVKWMMYWIIFALFTTVEVFTDMFLCWVPFYYELKIAFVVWLLSPYTKGSSVLYRKFVHPTLSSKEKDIDEYICQAKDKSYDTLVHYGRKGLNVAATAAVMAAAKGQGVLSDRLRSFSMQDLSSYQSDQANSSPQSAATQHRTRTMMRSKSESHKGQDFDIEYDVLGLERWDPKQPESEPTPITPSSMTPSSTPCSTPSPPPSPTTPERPEEVGNESQTASSSPQLRLIKRKAPEPPRRVLRPFTRSRSALTSNNEAM is encoded by the exons ATGGTCTCCTGGATCATCTCCAGACTTGTAGT ACTTGTGTTCGGTACACTGTATCCTGCATACTCGTCTTATAAAGCTGTCAAATCGAAAGATGTAAGAGAATAT GTGAAATGGATGATGTACTGGATAATATTTGCTCTTTTCACCACAGTGGAAGTATTCACGGATATGTTTCTTTGTTG GGTTCCTTTCTACTATGAGCTGAAGATAGCCTTTGTGGTGTGGCTGCTCTCTCCCTACACTAAGGGCTCCAGTGTCTTATACAGGAAGTTTGTTCATCCCACGCTTTCCTCAAAAGAAAAG GACATTGATGAATACATCTGCCAAGCAAAGGACAAAAGTTACGATACGCTGGTGCACTATGGAAGGAAAGGCCTCAACGTTGCAGCTACAGCGGCCGTCATGGCTGCAGCAAAG GGCCAAGGTGTCCTGTCTGACAGACTGAGAAGCTTCAGCATGCAGGATCTGTCTTCATACCAGTCTGACCAGGCGAACAGCAGCCCTCAGTCTGCAGCGACGCAGCATCGAACCAGGACCATGATGCGCAGCAAATCAGAGAGCCACAAGG GGCAGGATTTTGACATAGAGTATGACGTGTTGGGGTTGGAGCGGTGGGACCCCAAACAGCCCGAGTCAGAGCCCACACCCATTACACCCTCCTCCATGACACCTTCATCCACCCCATGCTCCACCCCTTCTCCACCTCCCAGTCCGACGACTCCAGAGCGGCCTGAAGAGGTAGGGAATGAGAGTCAGACAGCATCCAGCTCTCCTCAGCTGAGACTGATTAAGAGGAAGGCACCAGAG CCTCCTCGTAGAGTCTTAAGGCCTTTCACAAGATCCAGGAGTGCTTTAACTTCAAACAATGAAGCCATGTGA
- the chmp3 gene encoding charged multivesicular body protein 3, with translation MGLFGKSSERPPKELISEWSKKVRTEMRMIDRQIRDIQREEEKVKRSIKEAAKKGQKDVCVVLAKELIQSKRAITKLYSSKAQMNSVIMGMKNQAAVLRVAGSLQKSTEVMKAMQNLVKIPEIQATMRELSKEMTKAGIIEEMMEDTFEGMEDDDDMEEAAQEEVDKILFDLTAGALGKAPSKVTDALPEMESAGATAASDEESEEDIEAMQTRLEALRS, from the exons ATGGGACTGTTCGGCAAATCATCGGAAAGGCCTCCCAAAGAACTG ATCAGTGAGTGGTCTAAGAAAGTTAGGACCGAGATGAGAATGATTGACAGACAAATCCGAG atattcaaagagaagaagaaaaagtgaaaagatCCATAAAAGAGGCTGCAAAGAAGGGTCAGAAAGATGTGTGCGTGGTCCTTGCAAAGGAGCTAATTCAGTCAAAAAGAGCTATAACCAAACTTTACTCCTCCAAAGCACAAATGAACTCTGTAATTATGGGCATGAAGAATCAGGCTG ctGTTCTTCGTGTCGCTGGATCCTTGCAAAAAAGCACAGAGGTAATGAAGGCCATGCAGAATCTTGTCAAAATCCCAGAAATCCAGGCAACCATGAGGGAGCTATCAAAGGAGATGACTAAG gCTGGTATCATTGAAGAAATGATGGAAGACACGTTTGAGGGCATGGAGGATGACGACGACATGGAGGAAGCGGCACAGGAAGAGGTTGATAAGATCCTCTTTGATCTCACAGCAG GTGCTCTCGGTAAGGCGCCGAGCAAAGTCACAGACGCCCTTCCAGAAATGGAGTCGGCAGGAGCTACTGCAGCCTCGGACGAAGAGTCAGAAGAGGACATTGAAGCAATGCAGACGAGATTGGAAGCTCTAAGGAGCTAA
- the hspa4l gene encoding heat shock 70 kDa protein 4L — MSVVGIDVGFQNCYIAVARSGGIETIANEYSDRCTPACVSLAPKNRMIGNAAKSQVISNFKNTVHGFKKYHGRAFDDPFIQGERLKLPYSLNKLADGNTGVKVRYLDEDKVFTIEQITGMLLTKLKETSEHALKKPVVDCVISVPSYFTNAERRSVFDATQIAGLNCLRLINDTTAVALAYGIYKQDLPTPEEKPRNVVFVDMGHSSFQVAITAFNKGKLKVLSTGFDPNLGGRNFDDALVNYFCEDFKVKYKLNVRDNPRALLRLHQECEKLKKLMSANSSDLPLNIECFMNDIDVSSRMNRGQFEDMCAQYLMRVEMPLKAALEQSKLSRDDIYAVEIVGGATRIPAIKERISRFFGKDVSTTLNADEAVARGCALQCAILSPACKVREFSITDVVPFPITLRWKSPTDNGVGECEVFSKNHAAPFSKVITFHKKEPFDLEAFYSCPQELPYPDHRIGCFYVQNVVPQPDGDSSKIKVKVRVNVHGIFSVSSASLIEKQKGEGEDMQIESEPMVQNEEQNKMQVDQEGQSVGDTQNEDNSTCSKELAAGEKLDPTAAGSKLKVKVKSIDLPIAVNNLRQLDSDVLANFVEYERQMIIQDKLVKELNDAKNAVEEYVYELRDKLCGVYEKYITEDDSSRLTLMLEDTENWLYEEGEDQPKHVYEEKLEALKRLGQPIHERHREHVDRPRAFEELGKKLQLYMKFVDAYKQKDERCLHLSPEEMSSVEKCVNESMGWMNSKMNAQSKLTITKDPIVTVADIIAKIQELEDVCSPVINRPKPSVEEAAEVNDQNSAARNGPTAQQGAEGKGETKGHPQTKPGTKEMEVD; from the exons ATGTCAGTGGTAGGCATCGATGTGGGTTTCCAGAACTGTTACATCGCTGTGGCCAGGAGCGGTGGCATTGAGACCATTGCCAACGAGTACAGTGACAGATGCACACC GGCGTGTGTGTCTCTGGCCCCCAAAAATCGCATGATTGGAAATGCAGCGAAGAGTCAG GTTATTTCtaactttaaaaatacagtGCACGGCTTTAAAAAGTACCATGGAAGGGCCTTTGATGATCCTTTCATTCAAGGAGAGAGGCTCAAACTACCTTACAGCTTAAATAAACTGGCTGATGGAAACACTGGAGTCAAG GTTCGGTATCTGGATGAGGACAAAGTGTTTACGATTGAGCAGATCACAGGGATGCTGCTCACCAAGCTGAAGGAGACATCAGAACATGCCCTAAAGAAGCCTGTGGTGGATTGTGTCATCTCT gTCCCAAGTTACTTCACAAATGCTGAAAGGCGATCAGTGTTTGACGCAACTCAGATTGCAGGACTGAACTGTCTGCGGCTAATAAATGATACTACAGCAG TGGCTTTGGCTTATGGGATCTATAAACAAGACCTTCCAACTCCTGAGGAGAAGCCAAGAAATGTGGTGTTTGTGGACATGGGCCATTCGTCATTTCAGGTCGCCATCACTGCCTTtaacaaaggcaaacttaag GTTCTTTCCACAGGCTTTGATCCAAACCTTGGAGGGCGTAATTTCGACGATGCACTGGTGAATTACTTCTGTGAGGATTTTAAGGTCAAGTACAAGCTGAATGTGAGGGACAACCCAAGGGCTCTTCTGCGACTGCACCAGGAGTGTGAGAAGCTAAAGAAGCTAATGAGCGCCAACTCATCTGACCTGCCCCTGAACATTGAGTGCTTCATGAATGACATCGACGTTTCCAGCAGGATGAACAG GGGGCAGTTTGAAGACATGTGCGCTCAATATCTGATGAGAGTGGAGATGCCGCTGAAAGCAGCGCTTGAACAATCAA AGTTGAGTCGGGATGATATTTATGCAGTGGAGATAGTTGGAGGAGCCACGAGAATTCCAGCCATCAAAGAGAGAATCAGCAGGTTTTTTGGCAAAGACGTCAGCACCACACTCAATGCAGACGAAGCTGTAGCAAGAGGTTGTGCCCTTCAG TGTGCAATTTTGTCACCAGCATGTAAAGTTCGGGAATTCTCCATCACTGATGTGGTTCCATTTCCCATTACTTTGCGCTGGAAGTCGCCAACAGATAACGGAGTGGG AGAGTGCGAGGTGTTTTCTAAGAATCATGCTGCCCCTTTTTCCAAAGTGATCACCTTTCACAAGAAGGAACCATTTGACTTAGAAGCGTTCTACAGCTGCCCTCAAGAGCTTCCCTACCCGGACCACCGGATTG GTTGTTTTTACGTACAGAACGTGGTTCCCCAGCCAGATGGAGACAGCTCGAAGATAAAAGTCAAAGTGCGCGTCAACGTCCACGGCATCTTCAGTGTGTCCAGTGCGTCTCTGATTGAGAAGCagaaaggagaaggagaagataTGCAGATTGAATCAGAGCCCATGGTGCAGAATGAGGAGCAG AACAAAATGCAGGTGGACCAAGAAGGGCAAAGTGTCGGAGACACCCAGAATGAGGACAACAGCACCTGTAGTAAG GAATTGGCAGCAGGGGAGAAGCTGGATCCAACAGCTGCAGGGAGCAAgctcaaagtgaaagtgaagAGTATTGATCTCCCCATTGCGGTCAACAACCTTCGACAGCTCGACAGCGATGTCCTTGCTAACTTTGTGGAGTACGAG CGTCAGATGATTATTCAGGACAAACTGGTGAAAGAGTTGAATGATGCTAAAAACGCAGTTGAAGAATATGTGTACGAGCTGCGAGACAAACTGTGTGGCGTTTATGAAAAGTACATCACTGAGGAT GACAGTAGCCGCCTGACGTTAATGCTGGAGGACACGGAGAACTGGCTGTATGAGGAGGGAGAGGATCAACCCAAACACGTGTACGAGGAGAAACTGGAGGCACTCAAA AGGTTGGGTCAGCCGATTCATGAGCGGCACAGAGAGCACGTGGACCGACCGAGAGCCTTTGAAGAACTGGGAAAGAAACTACAACTCTACATGAAATTTGTGGACGCGTACAAACAGAAG GATGAGCGATGTCTTCATCTGAGTCCAGAAGAAATGAGCTCAGTGGAGAAGTGTGTCAATGAAAGCATGGGATGGATGAACAGCAAGATGAACGCGCAAAGCAAACTCACTATAACTAAAGATCCTATTGTGACGGTGGCAGACATCATTGCTAAAATTCAG GAACTTGAAGATGTGTGTAGTCCTGTGATCAACAGGCCAAAGCCCTCAGTGGAAGAGGCTGCAGAGGTCAATGATCAAAACAGTGCGGCTCGTAACGGCCCCACAGCTCAACAAGGAGCAGAAGGGAAGGGGGAGACTAAGGGTCATCCGCAGACAAAGCCTGGCACCAAAGAGATGGAGGTGGACTGA
- the reep1 gene encoding receptor expression-enhancing protein 1 isoform X2, whose protein sequence is MVSWIISRLVVLVFGTLYPAYSSYKAVKSKDVREYVKWMMYWIIFALFTTVEVFTDMFLCWVPFYYELKIAFVVWLLSPYTKGSSVLYRKFVHPTLSSKEKDIDEYICQAKDKSYDTLVHYGRKGLNVAATAAVMAAAKGQGVLSDRLRSFSMQDLSSYQSDQANSSPQSAATQHRTRTMMRSKSESHKGQDFDIEYDVLGLERWDPKQPESEPTPITPSSMTPSSTPCSTPSPPPSPTTPERPEEPPRRVLRPFTRSRSALTSNNEAM, encoded by the exons ATGGTCTCCTGGATCATCTCCAGACTTGTAGT ACTTGTGTTCGGTACACTGTATCCTGCATACTCGTCTTATAAAGCTGTCAAATCGAAAGATGTAAGAGAATAT GTGAAATGGATGATGTACTGGATAATATTTGCTCTTTTCACCACAGTGGAAGTATTCACGGATATGTTTCTTTGTTG GGTTCCTTTCTACTATGAGCTGAAGATAGCCTTTGTGGTGTGGCTGCTCTCTCCCTACACTAAGGGCTCCAGTGTCTTATACAGGAAGTTTGTTCATCCCACGCTTTCCTCAAAAGAAAAG GACATTGATGAATACATCTGCCAAGCAAAGGACAAAAGTTACGATACGCTGGTGCACTATGGAAGGAAAGGCCTCAACGTTGCAGCTACAGCGGCCGTCATGGCTGCAGCAAAG GGCCAAGGTGTCCTGTCTGACAGACTGAGAAGCTTCAGCATGCAGGATCTGTCTTCATACCAGTCTGACCAGGCGAACAGCAGCCCTCAGTCTGCAGCGACGCAGCATCGAACCAGGACCATGATGCGCAGCAAATCAGAGAGCCACAAGG GGCAGGATTTTGACATAGAGTATGACGTGTTGGGGTTGGAGCGGTGGGACCCCAAACAGCCCGAGTCAGAGCCCACACCCATTACACCCTCCTCCATGACACCTTCATCCACCCCATGCTCCACCCCTTCTCCACCTCCCAGTCCGACGACTCCAGAGCGGCCTGAAGAG CCTCCTCGTAGAGTCTTAAGGCCTTTCACAAGATCCAGGAGTGCTTTAACTTCAAACAATGAAGCCATGTGA